One window of the Desulfobacterales bacterium genome contains the following:
- a CDS encoding tetratricopeptide repeat protein, producing MIHTVLTACLYLLLAAANVHAGERALLQNIVKNETLGQTVLGLAITARPEFRLKISGQRIDLLLSGTTVGASLGRLPQDGSILRILLAQKGPDLLVSFLLVRPPRGARVVSGGGKHELALHISWNSGTGKVRPAIATRLRGVSVINGSGTNVRVVVRSRYAQRWKFFYQEYRTPIGWDMPVRYTLPELPGPGSKQAPAGLFQQAWQHSLAGRWPETLALLRRLPAAEVLPADQQSYLLLHGAALIQGGDYESALELYRRFGNAYPASPDLNTFKVLLAVGRARAGDPYGAASEINDLARPGGEKGQSAREARAGLLLAEVYLATGRPGEALQMLTRITGGAGPARLSRTVLLRTADARAALGRYGQARAGYGEWLAQAGADSLDPYSLAHLALTLEQQGELAPAEKTYIRLAGRVRQPERRALALFAAARVALARGAAGRAAVRFAAIRKDYPGSEGAFRAWLKELDLMMVGDARSRVPDWSNAYKVIASTAPGLVLRGEAAFKYALALVLDGKEQQGIGLLQRFRRDFAGSSLRREAELLTLEKLEPLVTELVGAGRALDALVLVEQNRDLLATYVQTPDFVLAVAEAFLDLGLPGRADRVCGYMLAIAEGTAAEERFYLPLVESLFAAGRYQEVSTAVRRYRKRFPAGQFLLRLRLFQGRALLALGRLDEAATLLPELQGEAPEISILSDQLHLALAVRNGADSGPLGDLLAAAAPGDRPGTRLLRAEQLLRQGRPGPALAIFRQLIALDGLADQARYRSAQILLNQGEHQRGINFLQELADKGRDPCWRNLAREMLAMAGAR from the coding sequence GTGATCCATACTGTATTGACAGCCTGCCTCTATCTGCTTCTGGCGGCGGCCAATGTCCACGCCGGGGAACGGGCGCTGCTGCAGAACATCGTTAAGAACGAGACCCTGGGGCAAACGGTTCTGGGTCTTGCCATCACTGCGCGGCCGGAGTTCCGGCTCAAGATCTCGGGTCAAAGAATTGACTTGCTGCTGTCCGGCACCACTGTCGGCGCTTCGCTCGGCCGGTTGCCCCAGGACGGTTCGATCCTGCGGATTCTCCTGGCCCAGAAGGGACCGGATCTGCTGGTTTCCTTCCTGCTGGTACGGCCTCCCCGGGGGGCCAGGGTGGTGTCCGGCGGGGGCAAGCATGAACTGGCCTTGCATATCAGCTGGAACAGCGGCACCGGAAAGGTCCGGCCGGCCATTGCCACCCGCCTGCGCGGGGTGTCCGTAATCAACGGCAGCGGCACCAACGTCCGGGTAGTTGTCCGTTCACGCTATGCGCAGCGCTGGAAGTTTTTTTATCAGGAGTACCGGACCCCCATCGGCTGGGATATGCCGGTTCGTTACACCCTGCCCGAACTGCCCGGCCCAGGATCGAAACAGGCCCCGGCCGGGCTATTCCAGCAGGCCTGGCAGCACAGCCTGGCTGGCCGCTGGCCCGAGACCCTGGCCCTGCTGCGCCGGTTGCCCGCGGCCGAGGTGCTGCCGGCTGATCAACAGTCCTATCTTCTGTTGCACGGCGCGGCCCTTATCCAGGGAGGTGATTACGAGTCCGCCCTGGAACTTTACCGGCGGTTCGGCAACGCCTATCCGGCATCTCCGGATCTGAACACCTTCAAGGTTTTGCTCGCCGTCGGCCGGGCCCGGGCCGGCGATCCTTACGGTGCTGCCAGTGAGATCAACGACCTGGCCCGCCCAGGGGGCGAAAAGGGGCAATCCGCCCGGGAGGCCCGGGCCGGGTTGCTCCTTGCCGAGGTGTATCTGGCCACCGGGCGTCCCGGGGAGGCCCTGCAGATGCTGACGCGGATCACCGGCGGCGCCGGCCCGGCCCGGCTCTCCCGGACAGTGCTGCTGCGGACCGCCGATGCCCGGGCGGCCCTGGGCCGGTACGGCCAGGCCCGGGCGGGCTATGGAGAATGGTTGGCCCAGGCGGGTGCGGACAGCCTTGACCCTTATTCACTGGCGCACCTGGCCTTGACCCTTGAACAGCAGGGCGAACTGGCGCCGGCTGAAAAAACCTATATCCGTCTGGCCGGCCGGGTCCGGCAACCCGAAAGACGGGCCCTGGCATTGTTCGCCGCTGCCAGGGTCGCGCTGGCCAGGGGCGCGGCCGGCAGAGCGGCGGTCCGGTTCGCGGCGATCCGCAAGGATTACCCCGGCAGCGAAGGGGCCTTCCGGGCCTGGCTCAAGGAACTCGACCTGATGATGGTTGGGGATGCAAGGTCCCGGGTCCCGGACTGGAGCAATGCGTATAAGGTCATCGCCAGCACCGCCCCCGGCCTGGTTCTGCGCGGGGAAGCCGCATTCAAGTATGCCCTGGCCCTGGTTCTTGATGGAAAAGAACAGCAGGGGATTGGACTGTTACAGAGGTTCCGCCGGGATTTTGCCGGCAGTTCCCTGCGCCGAGAGGCTGAACTCCTGACCCTGGAAAAGCTGGAGCCGCTGGTTACCGAACTGGTGGGCGCGGGCCGGGCCCTTGACGCGCTGGTCCTGGTTGAACAGAACCGTGATCTGCTGGCCACCTATGTCCAGACCCCGGACTTTGTCCTGGCAGTGGCCGAGGCGTTTCTCGATCTGGGGCTGCCCGGCCGGGCCGACCGGGTCTGCGGTTATATGCTCGCCATTGCCGAGGGCACGGCAGCGGAAGAACGGTTTTACCTGCCGCTGGTGGAGTCGCTCTTTGCCGCTGGCCGTTATCAGGAGGTCTCCACTGCGGTACGCCGCTATCGCAAGCGGTTCCCGGCCGGGCAATTCCTGCTCCGGCTGCGGCTTTTCCAGGGCCGGGCGCTTCTGGCCCTGGGCAGGTTGGATGAGGCCGCGACCCTGCTGCCTGAACTTCAGGGGGAAGCCCCGGAGATTTCGATTCTGAGCGATCAATTGCACCTGGCCCTGGCGGTGCGTAACGGCGCGGACAGCGGTCCGTTAGGCGACCTGCTGGCCGCGGCTGCTCCCGGTGACCGGCCCGGGACGCGGTTGCTGCGTGCCGAACAGCTGCTGCGCCAGGGCCGGCCCGGGCCGGCCCTGGCGATTTTCCGGCAACTGATCGCCCTGGATGGGTTGGCTGACCAGGCCCGTTACCGGAGCGCCCAGATCTTGCTGAACCAGGGCGAACACCAGCGCGGGATAAACTTTTTACAGGAACTGGCCGACAAGGGCAGGGACCCCTGCTGGCGGAACCTGGCCCGGGAAATGCTGGCCATGGCCGGGGCAAGATAG
- the flgB gene encoding flagellar basal body rod protein FlgB: MPRTGLFDRTIGLLQKTLDLRMQNQQVISANIANADTPGYRAVHLRFEDGLKRALANSAAGDVRDPGPLPAAAGNFEHVRPRVVRTGDPGGIGDRNGVDLEEEMIALAENQMLYEAATQMISKKFGLLRYVIQGGR; this comes from the coding sequence ATGCCCCGGACAGGCCTGTTTGACCGGACCATCGGTCTGCTGCAGAAGACCTTGGACCTGCGGATGCAGAATCAGCAGGTGATCTCGGCGAATATCGCCAATGCCGATACCCCGGGTTACCGGGCCGTCCATCTACGGTTCGAGGATGGGTTGAAAAGGGCCCTGGCCAACTCCGCTGCCGGGGATGTCCGGGACCCGGGTCCGTTGCCGGCCGCGGCCGGCAACTTCGAACATGTCCGGCCCCGGGTCGTCCGGACCGGCGACCCGGGCGGCATCGGCGACCGTAACGGGGTCGACCTTGAAGAGGAGATGATCGCCCTGGCGGAGAACCAGATGCTTTACGAGGCTGCCACCCAGATGATCAGCAAGAAGTTTGGGTTGCTTCGTTACGTTATCCAGGGAGGCAGATAG